The genomic DNA CGACCGGGTGTCCGCGGGGTCAAGCCTCGGTAACGGATCGCTCACACCGCCCGGGGCGGTGTGAGAGCAACGACCCCCGCAGGCTCAGCGGGTCTGCGGCGGCTGGTAGCCGCCCTGGCCCTGCTGGTCCTGCCGAGGCGGGGGCGCGTACTGGCTCGGCGGCTGGTGGCCCGGCTGACCCTCCTGCGCCGGCGGGGCGTACGAGGGTGGCGTGTAGCCCGACGAGGACTGCGGGTCGGGCAGCTGGTCGTCCTGGCGCTGCTGCGGGGGCAGCGCCGGCTGGCCCTGCCGGCCCGGGTCGACCTGGCCCTGCGCCGGCGGCTGCTGGAACGACCCGGGCTGGTCGCCGCGGTAGGCGATCTCGCCGAAGCTGATGCTCGGGGCCTGGCGCACGGCCGGGTCGTTGACCTCGAAGTACGTGGCCTTCTCGAAGTGCGCGAGGCCCGCGATGATGTTGCTCGGCACCGACTCGACGCGGGTGTTGTACGCCGCGACGTTGGCGTTGTAGTAGCGCCGGCCGTTCGCGATCCGGTCCTCGGTCTCGGTCAGCTGGCGCTGCAGCTCGAGGAAGTTCTGGTTGCTCTTGAGGTCGGGGTAGGCCTCGACGCTGACGATGAGGTTGCGCACGGCGCCCGACAGCTGCTCCTCGACCTGGGAGCGCTGCGGGCTCGGCAGGCCGCTCGGGCTCGACTGCGAGTCCGACTGCGCGATCGAGGCCGCCTGGTTGCGGAGCCGGGTCACGTCCTCGAGCGTGTTGCGCTCGTGGGCCGCGTACGCCCGGACGGTCTCGACGAGGTTCGGCAGCAGCTCGTAGCGCCGGTTCAGCTCGACGTCGACCTGGCGCCAGGACTCCTGGATCGTGTTGCGGCCCTTGACGAAGCCGTTGTACATCGAGAAGCCCACGAGGGCGAGGATCACGACGAGGACGAGCAGGATGATCACGACGATGATCGCGGACACGGTGCCTCCGTCAGGGTTCGGTCGGGTCAGGCTAGCGGGCCGGGGGGCCGGCAGGACCCGGGCTCAGGAGAGCCCGAGGTCGGCCGACGAGACGGCCCAGCGGTAGTCCAGCCCCTCGGCGAGCACCTTCTCCCGCGCGCCGGTGTCGCGGTCGACGACGACCGCGACGCCGACGACCTCCGCACCCTCGGCGCGCAGGGCCTCGACCGCGGTCAGGGCGGAGGAGCCGGTGGTCGAGGTGTCCTCGACCACGAGCACCCGGCGCCCCTCGACGGGCGAGCCCTCGATGCGCCGCTGGAGGCCGTGCGCCTTCTCGCTCTTGCGCACGACGAAGGCGTCGAGCACCGAGGACTCCGCGGCCGCGGCGTGCAGCATCGAGGTGGCGACCGGGTCGGCGCCGAGGGTCAGGCCGCCGACCGCGTCGAAGGACCAGTCGGAGACGAGCGCCCGCATCACGCGGCCGATGACCGGCGAGGTCCGCCCGTCGAGCGTCACCCGACGCATGTCGACGTAGTAGTCGGCCTCCCGCCCCGAGGACAGGGTCACCCGGCCGTGCACGACCGCCAGCTCGGCGATGCGGCGGATCAGGTAGACGAGGTCGTCGGGGTTCGGTCGCGGCGCGTTCACGAGGCCCGACCCTAGCGAGACCGACCCCTGGCGCCCTCTCCGGTCACTCCTCCCACCGGCCACCGCCGAGGCCCGCGCACCGGCGCCGGGGCGCCGTCGGCACGTTCCCGGCACGATGCCGGTGTCAGGACGCTGCGGTCAGGCCCAGGGGTCGGGGATGAGCGTGTAGCGGGTCTCGAGGTACTCCCCGATCCCCTCGCGGCCGCCCTCGCGGCCGAGACCGGACTGCTTGACGCCGCCGAAGGGCGCCGCGGCGTTGGAGACGACGCCGGTGTTGATCCCGACCATGCCCGTCTCCAGCGCGTCGACCAGGCGCATGGCCCGGGCGAGGTCCTGGGTGTACGCGTAGCCGACCAGCCCGTACTCGGTGTCGTTGGCGAGGGCGACGCCCTCCTCCTCGTCGGCGAACGTCGCCACGGCGAGGACCGGACCGAAGATCTCCTCGGCGAGGATGCGGCTGCCCGGGCGGACGCCGGCGACCACGGTGGGTTCGTAGAAGGTGCCGGGCCCGTCGACGGCGTGCCCGCCGACCACGACCTCGGCCCCGCGGCCGACCGCGTCGGACACGAGCGAGCCCGCCTTCTCGCGCGCCTTCTCGTTGATCAGCGGTCCGACCTGGACGCCCTCCTCGGTGCCGCGGCCGACCCGCATGGCCGCCACCCGCTCGCTCACCTTGGCCGTGAACTCCTCGGCCACCTCGGCGGCGACGATGAAGCGGTTGGCCGCCGTGCACGCCTCACCGATGTTCCGGAACTTGGCGAGCATCGCCCCCTCGACGGCGAGGTCGACGTCGGCGTCGGCGAAGACCACGAACGGCGCGTTGCCGCCGAGCTCCATGGAGGTGCGGAGCACGCCCTCGGCGGACTGGGCCAGCAGCCGGCGGCCCACCGGGGTCGAGCCGGTGAAGCTGAGCTTGCGCAGCCGCGGGTCGGCGATGACCGTGCCCGAGACGGACGCGGCGTCGGTGGTGGTGACGACGTTCAGGACGCCCGGCGGCAGGCCCGCCTCCGCCAGGACGCTGGTGAGGAGCAGGGTCGTGAGCGGCGTCAGGTCCGCCGGCTTGATCACGGCCGTGCAGCCGGCGGCCAGCGCGGGGCCGACCTTGCGGGTCGCCATGGCGAGCGGGAAGTTCCACGGGGTGATCAGGTGGCACGGCCCCACGGGGTGCCGGGACACGATCATCCGGCCCGTCCCCTCCGGGTTGGGCCCGAAGCGGCCCTCGATGCGGACGGCCTCCTCGGAGAACCACCGCAGGAACTCGTTGCCGTACGTGACCTCGCCCTTGGCCTCGGCCAGCGGCTTGCCCATCTCCAGGGTCATCAGCAGGGCGAAGTCGTCGGTCCGCGCCCGCACCGCGTCGAAGGTGCGCCGCAGGATGTCGGAGCGCTGCCGCGCCGGCGTCCGTGCCCAGGACGCCGCAGCCTCGACGGCCGCGTCCATCGCCGCGGCGGCGTCGTCGGCGTTGCCGTCGGCCACCTCGGCCAGCGCCTCCCCCGTCGCGGGGTCGTCCACCGAGAAGGACCGGCCGGTGGCGGAGGGCCGCCACTCGCCGCCGATGAACAGGCCCGAGGGCACGTCCTCGAGCAGGGATCGTTCGGCCTGCGCCGTCATGAGACTCCTCGGGTCCACGAGCATCTTCGTCGAACGATCCCGACGATAGGACGATCTTGCCGGAACCCTCGCTCTGGGAGCCACTTTGATGGCACACTGCCATTCGCGTGAATCTCATCAGAACTGGGCCGCCCCGGTCCGGAGCGTTGGTTGACTGATCGGATCGAAGACGTGCGGCTCGGCGACGCGGAGCGGCAGCTCTCCGCCACGGGCGGAGCCGCTGCGGGTGCCGTGCTGCGCTGGTGGTTCGTCCGGGCCACGCTGCTGGTCGGCCTGGTGGTCGTCGCGCTCGTCCTGGTCGGCCGTCCGGCCCAGGCCGACACGGTCTCGGACGACAGCACCTCGAGCGCGTCCTCCTCCTCGGATTCCTCCGGCGCGAGCAGCTCGGCGGACGACGACGACGCCTCGGCCGGCGCTTCGAGCTCGTCCTCGTCGAGCGCCGAGGAGAGCGCACCGCCCCGCAAGAGCACGACGTCCACCGTCACCAAGACCCGCTCGGGCCACACCCGGCTCGTACGCCACCGCGCGGTCGCGAAGCACACGGTCGTCAGGGCCGCCACGTCGACCAGGTCGGTGAAGACCGAGCGCGCCAAGACGGTCGAGAGCGCGAAGAAGGCCAAGAGCGCGAAGACCGTCAAGAGGGCGGAGGCGGCCGCCTCGGACACGGCGAGCACGTCGAGCACGTCGAGCACGCAGGCCGACCCCTCGACCTCCTCGACGTCCACGTCCGCCCCGGCCGAGCAGGACAGCCCGTCGAGCGACGAGGGCTCCGCGGCGCCCACCTCGGACCCGGCCACCGACCGGCCGACGCCCGGGGCGAGCGCCACGCCGAGCGGCGAGCCGACGGCGCAGCCCAGCGCGGACGCGACCCCGGAGCCGACCGCTCCCAGCGACGAGCCCACCAGCCAGCCCAGCGCCGAGCCCAGCACGCAGCCCACCGCCGAGCCGACGGGGCAGCCGACCGTCCAGCCGACGACGCAGCCCACGGCCGAGCCGACCGCTCAGCCGGCGGAGCAGCCCACCGCTCAGCCGACGGACCAGCCCACGGCCGAGCCGACGGACCAGCCGACCGCGCAGCCGACGCAGGACCCCACAGCACCTGCCACCTCGGACCCGACGCCGACGCCCACCCAGGACCCGACGACGCAGCCGGTCCCCGACCCGACGATCCCCGTCACCGACCCGACCGTCCCCGTGGTCACGACCCCGGTCGCCACCACCCCGGTCGAGCCCGTCGTGACGCCGGTCGTCGACGACCCGACGCTGGGGCTGCCCGGGGAGACCGCCGAGCCCGCCCCGGCGACCACCGACGACGACGCGCCGGCCTTTCCGCCGGTCCCGCTCCTGCCGCTGCAGCTCGGCAGCGCCGCCGTCGCGGGTGACCCGACGGCGGTGCAGAGCGGGTGGGACGCGTCGGACGGGCGTGCACGCGCCGGCGACGACACCACGAGCTCACCGACCAGCGAACCGGCGGTCGCCGATCCCCAGGCTGAACCACGCGTCCTCGACACGGTGTCCGCCCCGACCGGGGCGTCCCCGACCGGACCCATGCACAGCTCCAACGCCGCCGCCGGCGCGTCGGGCTCCGTGACCTCCGGAGGCGCGAGCGCCTCCGTCCTCGGGCTCCTCGAGTCCATCTTCGGCCTCGGTGCCGACCGCGGCGGCGACCTCGGGTCGCTCGCCAACGCGCAGGACTACGCCTGGCGGCTGTGCCGCCAGCCCGGCTTCGCGCCCGACTGACCTCTCTCTTCCACCGGTGCTGCCCGGCCTCCTGGCCCGGTAGCGACGCGGCCTAGCCGCGTCACCCGGACGTCCCGCCCTCTCTGCGCGGTCGACGACCGGTCCCACCGCTTCGGGAGAGACCCCTGATGAACGCACGACTCCTCCGGGTCGCCGTCTCGGCGGCCGTCCTGGCCCTCGTCGCCGTCCTGCTCGTGACGACCGCCGACCTGGTCCACCTGCTGCACGCCTCGCTGCTGCTCGCCCTCGGCGTCGGCGCGCTCCTCCGCCGCCCGCGCTCGGGCTGACCCCCGGTCCCCGGGACCAGCCGAGCGCGGGGTGGCTGGCTCCCGGACGTCGTCCGACCGACCAGCTGAGCGCGGGGCCGCTGGTCGCACCGGACACCACCCCTGGCGGGACCAGCCACCACACCCGGTGGCTGGTCCCCCACCAAGCCCGTCCGACCGACCAGCTGAGCGCGGGGCCGCTGGTCGCACCGGACACCACCCCTGGCGGGACCAGCCACCACACCCGGTGGCTGGTCCCCCACGAGACCTCGTCGGGGTCGACCAGCTGAGCGCGGGGCCGCTGGTCGCCCGACGGGCAGGTCCAGGAGGACCGGCCGCAGCGGGACGGCCGGTCCTCCTCGGCGTCCCGGCGGCTAGGGTCGGTCCATGGCCTCGCCGTGGAGAGCGCAGCGGCTCACCTCGTCCACCACCACGATCTTCGCCGAGATGTCGGCGCTCGCCGTGGCGACCGGTTCGGTCAACCTGGGCCAGGGCTTCCCCGACAGCGACGGACCGGGCTTCATGCTCGAGGCCGCACGCCAGGCGATCACCGACGGCGTGAACCAGTACCCGCCCGGTCGCGGCATCGCCCCGCTCCGGCAGGCGGTCGCGGCGCACACCCTCCGCCACCACGGACTCGACTACGACCCCGACACCGAGGTCCTGATCACGACGGGCGCGACCGAGGCGCTGGCGGCCACCATCCAGGCGTACGTCGACCCGGGCGACGAGGTCGTCGCCCTCGAGCCCTTCTACGACTCGTACGCGGCCTCGATCGACCTGGCCGGCGGGGTGCGCGTCGGGGTCGGTCTCTTCGGGCCGGACTTCCGCCTCGACCACGCCGAGCTCGCCGCCGCCTTCACACCGCGGACCAAGCTGGTGCTCGTCAACTCCCCGCACAACCCCACGGGGGTCGTGCTCGGCGACGAGGACCTCGCCGCCATCGCCCGCCTGGCCGTGGAGCACGACGTGCTCGTGGTCACCGACGAGGTCTACGAGCACCTGGTCTTCGAGGGCTCCGTGCACCGCTCGCTGGCGTCCTACCCCGGCATGCGCGAGCGCACGATCCGCATCTCCTCCTCGGGCAAGACCTTCTCCGCGACCGGGTGGAAGATCGGCTGGGCGATGGGCCCCGCCGCGCTGATCGACGAGGTCACCGCGGTGAAGCAGTTCCTCACCTACGTCTCGGGCGCCCCGTTCCAGCCCGCCGTCGCCCGGGCGCTGGACGAGGGCGACGCGTGGATCGCGGACTCCGTGCGGGACCTGCAGGGCCGGCGCGACCAGCTCGCGGAGGGCCTGGCCTCCGTCGGGCTCGAGCCCGCGGTGCCGCAGGGCACCTACTTCATGACCACCGACGTCCGGCCGCTCGGCTACGACGACGGGGTCGCCTTCTGCCGCGAGCTCCCGCACCGGGCCGGCGTCGTGGCCATCCCGCACCAGGTCTTCTACGACCGCGCCGAGGCCGGCCGGCCCTACGTGCGGTGGGCCTTCTGCAAGCGGGCCGAGGTCATCGACGAGGCGGTCCGGCGACTCGGCGCGCTCAGCCGCTGAGCGTGAAGCCCTCCGGCGCGCGGCGCGGCCGCCCGGCGTACCAGCGCCCGACCGAGGGCACCCAGAGCACGGCGACGGCGACGACCACGTAGACCGCGACGACGAACCACATCAGCAGCGACTCGCGCAGCCACCAGGCGGCCCAGGCCAGCGCCGCGGCACCGGCGACGGTGTGCGCGACCCGCGCCCAGGGGCGGCGGGCGAGCAGGCAGAAGCCGGTCACCGTCGACGCCAGCGGGAAGCCGTAGAGCGGGACCCACAGCCCGTCGCCCATCCGCAGCACGGCCTCGTCGAGCAGGTGGAAGACGACGCCGTCGTCACCGCTCGGGCCCAGCGCCCGGGTGCCGGCCGCGGCGACCAGGAGGAACAGGCTGAGACCGCACACCCACAGCAGGGACGCCGTGACCGCGAGGGTCGCCGAGAGGCCGATGGTCGCCGGGCGCTGGTCCTGCTCCCCGGGCTGGAGCGGCGGACGCGGCGCCGACGCGCCCGGCGGCGGGAGCCTCCGGAGCAGCTCGTCGCTGACGGGCGCTCCCGTCCACGGCGGCGCTGCCGTCCAGCCGGGTACGGGCAGCGACGGCAGCGGCGCCGGGCGCGGCGGGCCGGCCTGCCAGGGCCCGTCGTAGGAGACCGGGTCCGCGGGTGGCGGGACCGGGGAGGCTCCCCGCGCCCACGGGGAGGTCTCGCCGGTCGTCACCCGACCAGCCTAGGGCGCGCACCGACCTCGCGGGCGTCCTCAGCCGAGCCCGAAGAGCTCCGTCGGGGGCGGCGGCGAGGCTTCCGCGTCGTCGTCGGTGAAGGGACGGGCGTTGCCCACGAGCTGGTCGAGCCGGGCCCCGTGCACGACCCGGTAGGGGAAGGGCGGCCGGCCGGCCCGGTCCGCGAGCCCGGCCCACGCGTCCGCGTCGAGCGGGCGGTCGCTGGCCACGAGCACCAGGTTGCCGAAGCGTCGCCCCTTGAGCGTGCTCGGCTCCGTGCACAGCCCCACCGACCCGAGCTCGGCCCGGAGCCCGGCGAGGACCCGCCGGGTGAAGCGGAGGGTCCCGCTGTCGGTGACGTTCATGGCGAGGACGCCGTCGGGGCGCAGCACCCGGTGCAGCTCGGCGAGGGCGCCCTGGGTCGTCAGCTCCGGCGGCACCCGTGCTCCGGCGAAGGCGTCGAGCACGACCAGGTCGGCGATCCCGTCGCGCAGCTCGGGCAGGCCGCTGCGCCCGTCGACCGCGCGGACCTTGATCCCGCTGGACCTCGGCAGCGGCAGCCGGGAGCGGACGAACTCGGTCAGCTCGGCGTCGGGCTCCAGCACGGTCTGCGTGGACCCGGGCCGCGTCGCCGCGAGGTAGCGCGGCAGCGTCAGGCCCGCCCCGCCGATGTGGACCGCCCGGAGGGTGACGCCGGGCGCGTAGAGCGACTCCACCAGGTCGGCCACGCGCTGCACGTAGTCGAACTCGAGGTGCCGCGGGTCGTCGAGGTCGACGTACGACTGGTCCGTGCGCCCGACCCGCAGGAGGTAGGCCGAGCGCCGCCCGACGTCGGGGACCAGCACCACCGGCGACTCCCCGCCGCGCAGGACCAGCTCCTCGCTCCTCACCCGTCCCCCTTACCCGGACCTCGTGCAGGACACGGCCCGGACGCAGGATAGGTGCGGCGCGCAGGGCGGCGGTGGACGGACCGGCGCCGGGCGCCAGGGCTGGTGGTGACGGCCGACCGCGAGCTCCGCAGGGTGCCGGTCGGGCCGGGCGGGCCGTGCGGTGGGATGGAGCCGTGACCGGCGACGAACCCTGCCCCTGCGCCAGCAGGCTCGCGTACGCGGCCTGCTGCGAACCGCTCCACGACGGCCGGGACGCGGCCCCGACCGCCGAGCGGCTGATGCGGTCGCGCTTCGCCGCGTACGCGACCGGGCGGGAGGACTACGTCTTCCGGACCTGGCACCCGCGGACCCGCCCGGCCGACGTGGAGCCGGCGCCGGGGCTGGTCTGGACGGGTCTGACCGTGGTCGAGGTCCAGGCCGGGACCGCTGACGACACCGAGGGCACGGTCGAGTTCAAGGCCGCGTACGAGGCGGCCGACGGGCCGGGCGTGATGCACGAGCGCAGCCGGTTCGTCCGACGCGGGTCGCGCTGGGTCTACCTCGACGGCGACGCCCTCTGAGCCGAGCCCGCTCGGCGGAGACGCTCCCTGAGCTTGTCGAAGGGCCCCGGAGGGGTCGGCGTCTCCACGCTCGTGTGCAGAGGAGCCGACCTCTTCGAGGCCCTTCGACAAGCTCAGGGAGCGTTCTCCCCTAGACCGCGACCGGCGTCTCGCTCACGACGCGCAGGGCGTCGCCCTCGGGGTCGAGGTCGAAGGTGACCGTGTCGCCCTCGAGGACCTCGCCACCGAGCACGCGGCGCGCCAGCTGGTCCTCGATGGTCGTCTGCACGAGCCGGCGCAGCGGCCGGGCGCCGTACGTCGGGTCGAAGCCGGTGAGCGCCAGCCAGTCGCGCGCGGCCTGCGTCGCGACGACGGAGATCCGGCGTTCGGCGAGCCGCTCGTTGAGCCGGGCCAGGTTGATCTCGACGATCCGGGCCAGCTCGGTTGTGTCGAGCGCGTCGAACAGCACGACCTCGTCGAGCCGGTTGAGGAACTCCGGCTTGAACGCCTGCCGCACAACGCCCATCACCGCGTCGCGCTTGATCTTGTCGTCGAGCTTGGGGTCGGCCAGGTACTGCGAGCCGAGGTTCGACGTCAGGATCATGATCACGTTACGGAAGTCGACCGTGCGGCCCTGGCCGTCGGTCAGCCGGCCGTCGTCGAGCACCTGCAGCAGGATGTCGAAGACCTCGGGGTGGGCCTTCTCCACCTCGTCGAGCAGCACGACCGCGTACGGGCGCCGCCGCACGGCCTCGGTGAGCTGGCCGCCCTCGTCGTAGCCGACGTAGCCGGGAGGCGCACCGACCAGGCGCGAGACCGAGTGCTTCTCGGAGTACTCGCTCATGTCGATGCGGATCATGGCGTGCTCGTCGTCGAAGAGGAACGCGGCGAGCGACTTGGCCAGCTCGGTCTTGCCGACGCCGGTCGGGCCGAGGAACAGGAACGACCCGGTCGGCCGGTTGGGGTCGGAGATCCCGGCCCGCGAGCGGCGCACGGCGTCGGAGACGGCCTTGACCGCGGGACGCTGGCCGATCAGGCGCTCGCCGAGCCGGTCCTCCATGTGGAGGAGCTTCTCGGTCTCGCCCTCGAGCAGCCGCCCGGTGGGGATGCCGGTCCAGTTGGCCACCACCTCGGCGATGTCCTGGGCGCTGACCTCCTCGCTGACCATCGGCGTCGTGTTGCGCTCGGCCTCGTCGGCGCGGGACAGCCGCTCCTGCAGCGCGGGGATCTCGCCGTAGCTGATCTCGCTCGCCCGCACGAGGTCGCCCTCGCGCAGCGCGCGGTCCGCGGCGACGCGCAGCTCGTCGATCTGCGAGCGGAGCTCGCCGACCTCGTTGAGGCCCTTCTTCTCCGCCTCCCAGCGCGCCTCGAGCCCGCGCAGCTCCTCGCTCGCGTCGGCGAGCTCGGCCTCGAGCCGCTCCAGCCGCGCGACCGAACCCGCGTCGGTCTCCTTCTCCAGCGCCAGGCGCTGCATGGTCATCCGGTCGACGGAGCGGCGGAGCTGGTCGATCTCCTCGGGCGAGGAGTCGATCTCCATGCGCAGCCGGGACGCGGCCTCGTCGACGAGGTCGATCGCCTTGTCGGGCAGCTGGCGCGAGGTGATGTAGCGGTTGGACAGGCTGGCGGCGGCCACGAGGGCGGCGTCGGTGATGGCGACCTTGTGGTGCGCCTCGTAGCGCTCGCGCAGGCCGCGCAGGATCGCGACGGTGTCCTCGACGCTCGGCTCGCCGACGTAGACCTGCTGGAAGCGGCGCTCCAGCGCCGGGTCCTTCTCGATCCGCTCGCGGTACTCGTCGAGCGTCGTCGCGCCGATCATCCGCAGCTCGCCGCGGGCCAGCATCGGCTTGAGCATGTTGCCGGCGTCCATCGAGGAGTCGCCGGACGCGCCCGCACCGACGACGGTGTGCAGCTCGTCGATGAAGGTGATGACCTGGCCCTCGGCGTCGCGGATCTCGGTGAGGACGGCCTTGAGCCGCTCCTCGAACTCGCCGCGGTACTTCGCGCCGGCCACCATCGCGCTCAGGTCGAGCGAGACGAGGCGACGGCCCTTGAGGGAGTCGGGGACGTCGCCGGCGACGAGGCGCTGGGCGAGGCCCTCGACGACGGCGGTCTTGCCGACGCCGGGCTCGCCGATGAGGACGGGGTTGTTCTTGGTGCGCCGGGCCAGGACTTGGACGACGCGGCGGATCTCGGTGTCGCGGCCGATGACCGGGTCGAGCTTGCCGGCCCGGGCGGTCGCGGTGAGGTCGACGCCGTACTGGTCGAGCGCGGACTCGGTGCCCTCGGCCTCGGCGCTGGTGACGCGCTTGCTGCCGCGCATCTCGTTGAACTTCGTCGTCAGGTCGGCGGCGGTGACCTTGAGGTCGCGCAGCACGGACTGGGCGTCGGAGGCGACGGCGGCGAGGGCGATGAGCAGGTGCTCGGTGGCGACGTAGGAGTCGCCGAGCTGCTCGGCGCGGGTCTCCGCGTCGGCGAGCACGCGGGCGAAGGCGCCGGAGAGC from Microlunatus sagamiharensis includes the following:
- a CDS encoding LemA family protein; its protein translation is MSAIIVVIILLVLVVILALVGFSMYNGFVKGRNTIQESWRQVDVELNRRYELLPNLVETVRAYAAHERNTLEDVTRLRNQAASIAQSDSQSSPSGLPSPQRSQVEEQLSGAVRNLIVSVEAYPDLKSNQNFLELQRQLTETEDRIANGRRYYNANVAAYNTRVESVPSNIIAGLAHFEKATYFEVNDPAVRQAPSISFGEIAYRGDQPGSFQQPPAQGQVDPGRQGQPALPPQQRQDDQLPDPQSSSGYTPPSYAPPAQEGQPGHQPPSQYAPPPRQDQQGQGGYQPPQTR
- the pyrE gene encoding orotate phosphoribosyltransferase, encoding MNAPRPNPDDLVYLIRRIAELAVVHGRVTLSSGREADYYVDMRRVTLDGRTSPVIGRVMRALVSDWSFDAVGGLTLGADPVATSMLHAAAAESSVLDAFVVRKSEKAHGLQRRIEGSPVEGRRVLVVEDTSTTGSSALTAVEALRAEGAEVVGVAVVVDRDTGAREKVLAEGLDYRWAVSSADLGLS
- a CDS encoding NAD-dependent succinate-semialdehyde dehydrogenase; translation: MTAQAERSLLEDVPSGLFIGGEWRPSATGRSFSVDDPATGEALAEVADGNADDAAAAMDAAVEAAASWARTPARQRSDILRRTFDAVRARTDDFALLMTLEMGKPLAEAKGEVTYGNEFLRWFSEEAVRIEGRFGPNPEGTGRMIVSRHPVGPCHLITPWNFPLAMATRKVGPALAAGCTAVIKPADLTPLTTLLLTSVLAEAGLPPGVLNVVTTTDAASVSGTVIADPRLRKLSFTGSTPVGRRLLAQSAEGVLRTSMELGGNAPFVVFADADVDLAVEGAMLAKFRNIGEACTAANRFIVAAEVAEEFTAKVSERVAAMRVGRGTEEGVQVGPLINEKAREKAGSLVSDAVGRGAEVVVGGHAVDGPGTFYEPTVVAGVRPGSRILAEEIFGPVLAVATFADEEEGVALANDTEYGLVGYAYTQDLARAMRLVDALETGMVGINTGVVSNAAAPFGGVKQSGLGREGGREGIGEYLETRYTLIPDPWA
- a CDS encoding PT domain-containing protein, whose protein sequence is MRLGDAERQLSATGGAAAGAVLRWWFVRATLLVGLVVVALVLVGRPAQADTVSDDSTSSASSSSDSSGASSSADDDDASAGASSSSSSSAEESAPPRKSTTSTVTKTRSGHTRLVRHRAVAKHTVVRAATSTRSVKTERAKTVESAKKAKSAKTVKRAEAAASDTASTSSTSSTQADPSTSSTSTSAPAEQDSPSSDEGSAAPTSDPATDRPTPGASATPSGEPTAQPSADATPEPTAPSDEPTSQPSAEPSTQPTAEPTGQPTVQPTTQPTAEPTAQPAEQPTAQPTDQPTAEPTDQPTAQPTQDPTAPATSDPTPTPTQDPTTQPVPDPTIPVTDPTVPVVTTPVATTPVEPVVTPVVDDPTLGLPGETAEPAPATTDDDAPAFPPVPLLPLQLGSAAVAGDPTAVQSGWDASDGRARAGDDTTSSPTSEPAVADPQAEPRVLDTVSAPTGASPTGPMHSSNAAAGASGSVTSGGASASVLGLLESIFGLGADRGGDLGSLANAQDYAWRLCRQPGFAPD
- a CDS encoding pyridoxal phosphate-dependent aminotransferase, with the protein product MASPWRAQRLTSSTTTIFAEMSALAVATGSVNLGQGFPDSDGPGFMLEAARQAITDGVNQYPPGRGIAPLRQAVAAHTLRHHGLDYDPDTEVLITTGATEALAATIQAYVDPGDEVVALEPFYDSYAASIDLAGGVRVGVGLFGPDFRLDHAELAAAFTPRTKLVLVNSPHNPTGVVLGDEDLAAIARLAVEHDVLVVTDEVYEHLVFEGSVHRSLASYPGMRERTIRISSSGKTFSATGWKIGWAMGPAALIDEVTAVKQFLTYVSGAPFQPAVARALDEGDAWIADSVRDLQGRRDQLAEGLASVGLEPAVPQGTYFMTTDVRPLGYDDGVAFCRELPHRAGVVAIPHQVFYDRAEAGRPYVRWAFCKRAEVIDEAVRRLGALSR
- a CDS encoding spermidine synthase, which codes for MRSEELVLRGGESPVVLVPDVGRRSAYLLRVGRTDQSYVDLDDPRHLEFDYVQRVADLVESLYAPGVTLRAVHIGGAGLTLPRYLAATRPGSTQTVLEPDAELTEFVRSRLPLPRSSGIKVRAVDGRSGLPELRDGIADLVVLDAFAGARVPPELTTQGALAELHRVLRPDGVLAMNVTDSGTLRFTRRVLAGLRAELGSVGLCTEPSTLKGRRFGNLVLVASDRPLDADAWAGLADRAGRPPFPYRVVHGARLDQLVGNARPFTDDDAEASPPPPTELFGLG
- a CDS encoding YchJ family protein, encoding MTGDEPCPCASRLAYAACCEPLHDGRDAAPTAERLMRSRFAAYATGREDYVFRTWHPRTRPADVEPAPGLVWTGLTVVEVQAGTADDTEGTVEFKAAYEAADGPGVMHERSRFVRRGSRWVYLDGDAL
- the clpB gene encoding ATP-dependent chaperone ClpB — protein: MDTNKLTTKSRDAVSSALRLALTGGNPYVEPSHLLHALLLVPGNTVAPLITAVGADPAVVDAAAQGAISKLSSATGSSVSQPQLSGAFARVLADAETRAEQLGDSYVATEHLLIALAAVASDAQSVLRDLKVTAADLTTKFNEMRGSKRVTSAEAEGTESALDQYGVDLTATARAGKLDPVIGRDTEIRRVVQVLARRTKNNPVLIGEPGVGKTAVVEGLAQRLVAGDVPDSLKGRRLVSLDLSAMVAGAKYRGEFEERLKAVLTEIRDAEGQVITFIDELHTVVGAGASGDSSMDAGNMLKPMLARGELRMIGATTLDEYRERIEKDPALERRFQQVYVGEPSVEDTVAILRGLRERYEAHHKVAITDAALVAAASLSNRYITSRQLPDKAIDLVDEAASRLRMEIDSSPEEIDQLRRSVDRMTMQRLALEKETDAGSVARLERLEAELADASEELRGLEARWEAEKKGLNEVGELRSQIDELRVAADRALREGDLVRASEISYGEIPALQERLSRADEAERNTTPMVSEEVSAQDIAEVVANWTGIPTGRLLEGETEKLLHMEDRLGERLIGQRPAVKAVSDAVRRSRAGISDPNRPTGSFLFLGPTGVGKTELAKSLAAFLFDDEHAMIRIDMSEYSEKHSVSRLVGAPPGYVGYDEGGQLTEAVRRRPYAVVLLDEVEKAHPEVFDILLQVLDDGRLTDGQGRTVDFRNVIMILTSNLGSQYLADPKLDDKIKRDAVMGVVRQAFKPEFLNRLDEVVLFDALDTTELARIVEINLARLNERLAERRISVVATQAARDWLALTGFDPTYGARPLRRLVQTTIEDQLARRVLGGEVLEGDTVTFDLDPEGDALRVVSETPVAV